A single genomic interval of Zunongwangia sp. HGR-M22 harbors:
- a CDS encoding alpha-ketoacid dehydrogenase subunit alpha/beta: MSYSATDMIFDSEGYHQDFLIDLYKKLLKPRLVEEKMLILLRQGKISKWFSGIGQEAIAVGVTSILNEDEYILPMHRNLGVFTSRNIPLHRLFSQWQGKLKGFTKGRDRSFHFGTQEYKIIGMISHLGPQLGVANGIALAHKLQNEKKLTAVFTGEGGTSEGDFHEALNIASVWDLPVLFCIENNGYGLSTPTSEQYRCEHLADRAKGYGMEAHIVDGNNILEIHTKLFKIARDIRENARPVLIEFKTFRMRGHEEASGTAYVPDQDLSNWRERDPIVRYEKHLLDLGVLNWDWAEHIKWEIKQEIEEHLSITSEDHLPDFNKSIELNDIFKYTENQYYKISGEKKEIRFIDAISDALRLSMQKHLNLILMGQDIAEYGGVFKITKGFVEEFGKDRVRNTPICESGIIEVAAGLSIKGMKAVVEMQFADFVSSGFNPIVNYLAKSHYRWGQNGDVVIRMPCGAGVGAGPFHSQSNEAWFTKVPGLKIVYPSNAEDAKGLLIAAINDPNPVLYFEHKALYRTQRQEVPLSYYETEIGKACLLRNGEKLSLISYGAALQEALKIIDEEHIDNIDVIDLRTLQPLDTQTIFASAKKTGKVIILTEDSLFGSIASEISAQISEYCFEFLDAPVLRVGSLETPIPFASILEKNYLPYQRFRQKLIELIEY, translated from the coding sequence ATGTCGTATAGCGCTACAGATATGATTTTTGATTCTGAAGGATACCACCAAGATTTTCTAATAGATCTTTATAAAAAATTACTGAAGCCTCGTTTAGTGGAAGAAAAGATGTTAATTCTTTTACGACAGGGGAAGATTAGTAAATGGTTTAGTGGTATTGGGCAGGAAGCTATTGCAGTTGGTGTAACTTCAATTCTTAATGAAGATGAATATATTCTTCCCATGCATCGCAATTTGGGTGTTTTTACAAGTAGGAATATTCCTTTACATAGATTGTTTTCTCAGTGGCAGGGTAAACTAAAAGGTTTTACAAAAGGTAGGGATAGAAGTTTTCATTTTGGCACACAGGAATATAAGATTATTGGTATGATTTCCCATTTGGGGCCGCAATTAGGAGTTGCAAACGGAATTGCACTTGCGCATAAACTTCAGAATGAAAAAAAATTGACAGCCGTTTTTACGGGAGAAGGCGGAACAAGTGAAGGAGATTTTCATGAGGCGCTCAACATTGCTTCGGTTTGGGATTTGCCGGTATTATTCTGTATTGAAAATAATGGTTATGGATTATCCACACCTACAAGCGAGCAATATAGATGTGAACATCTTGCTGATAGAGCAAAAGGATACGGTATGGAAGCACATATAGTAGATGGCAATAATATATTGGAGATTCATACAAAGTTGTTTAAAATTGCTAGGGATATTCGCGAAAATGCGCGTCCTGTTTTAATCGAGTTTAAAACATTTAGAATGCGTGGTCACGAAGAAGCTAGCGGAACTGCTTATGTCCCTGACCAAGATTTATCGAATTGGCGAGAAAGAGACCCTATTGTAAGATATGAGAAGCATCTTTTGGATCTTGGTGTTTTAAATTGGGACTGGGCGGAGCATATTAAATGGGAGATAAAACAAGAAATTGAAGAGCATTTATCAATTACTTCAGAAGACCATTTACCGGATTTTAATAAAAGTATTGAGTTAAATGATATTTTTAAATATACTGAAAATCAATATTATAAAATTTCAGGAGAGAAAAAGGAAATTCGATTTATAGATGCAATAAGTGATGCCTTGCGATTATCGATGCAAAAACATCTTAATCTAATTTTAATGGGACAAGATATTGCAGAATATGGAGGGGTATTTAAAATTACCAAAGGCTTTGTTGAAGAATTCGGCAAAGATCGCGTACGAAATACACCTATCTGTGAGAGCGGAATTATAGAAGTTGCAGCCGGTTTATCCATAAAGGGAATGAAAGCGGTTGTAGAGATGCAATTTGCAGATTTTGTAAGTTCTGGTTTTAATCCTATAGTTAACTATCTGGCTAAGTCTCATTATCGATGGGGGCAAAATGGCGATGTGGTGATACGTATGCCTTGTGGAGCGGGGGTAGGCGCAGGTCCTTTTCATAGTCAATCTAACGAAGCATGGTTTACTAAAGTCCCTGGGTTAAAAATAGTTTATCCATCAAATGCCGAAGATGCTAAAGGATTATTGATAGCCGCAATAAACGATCCAAATCCTGTTTTATATTTTGAGCATAAAGCTTTGTATAGAACACAAAGACAAGAAGTGCCTTTAAGCTATTATGAAACTGAGATCGGAAAAGCTTGTCTATTAAGAAATGGAGAAAAACTTAGTCTTATTAGTTATGGTGCAGCTTTACAGGAGGCATTAAAGATTATCGATGAAGAACATATCGATAATATTGATGTTATTGATTTGAGAACACTTCAACCTTTGGATACTCAAACTATTTTCGCTTCAGCAAAAAAGACCGGAAAAGTAATTATTCTAACCGAGGATTCTTTGTTTGGGAGTATAGCATCAGAAATTAGCGCTCAAATTTCTGAATATTGTTTCGAATTTTTAGATGCTCCGGTTTTGAGAGTGGGAAGTTTAGAAACTCCAATACCTTTTGCTTCCATTTTAGAGAAAAACTATTTACCCTATCAACGTTTCAGACAAAAACTAATAGAATTAATAGAATATTAG
- a CDS encoding isopenicillin N synthase family dioxygenase, which yields MTNIPSVDLADFISGDAERKQKFVDEIGKAYEEIGFVALKNHLLSDDLVSELYKEVKSFFDLPLETKKKYEIKGLAGQRGYISFGKEHAKGKKEGDLKEFWHFGQEPAEDANLIEKYPENVHVDELLDFNHTGMEAYRMLEKTGIHVLRALALYIGLEETYFDHWASNGNSILRPIHYPPITKEPEGAVRAGAHGDINLITLLMGASTGGLQVLRKDGEWIDAIPAEDELVINVGDMLERHTNNKLRSTIHRVINPPKEKWSEPRYSIPFFMHPRSEMPLNCLEECIDEENPKHYEDITAGEFLHQRLVEIGLLKK from the coding sequence ATGACGAATATACCAAGTGTTGATCTTGCAGACTTTATATCTGGGGATGCCGAACGAAAACAAAAGTTTGTTGATGAAATAGGAAAAGCCTATGAAGAAATTGGATTTGTAGCACTTAAAAATCATTTGTTAAGCGACGACCTTGTATCTGAACTATATAAAGAAGTAAAGTCATTTTTCGATCTTCCATTAGAAACGAAAAAAAAATACGAAATTAAAGGCTTAGCAGGACAGCGCGGATATATTTCCTTTGGCAAAGAACACGCGAAAGGAAAAAAAGAAGGTGATTTAAAAGAATTTTGGCATTTTGGGCAGGAGCCGGCTGAAGATGCAAATTTAATAGAGAAATATCCTGAAAACGTGCATGTAGACGAATTACTCGACTTTAATCACACGGGTATGGAGGCTTACCGAATGTTAGAAAAAACCGGAATTCACGTTTTACGCGCTTTAGCACTATACATTGGTTTAGAAGAAACTTACTTTGATCATTGGGCAAGTAATGGTAATTCAATTTTAAGACCTATCCATTATCCTCCAATTACTAAAGAACCAGAAGGTGCTGTTCGTGCAGGAGCCCATGGTGATATAAACTTAATTACCTTATTAATGGGAGCTTCTACCGGCGGATTGCAGGTGTTACGTAAAGATGGCGAGTGGATTGATGCCATACCAGCAGAAGACGAATTGGTGATTAATGTTGGGGATATGTTAGAGCGCCACACTAATAACAAATTACGTTCTACCATACACCGGGTTATTAATCCACCTAAAGAAAAATGGAGCGAACCTCGTTATTCTATTCCATTTTTTATGCATCCAAGAAGCGAGATGCCTTTAAATTGTTTAGAAGAATGTATAGATGAAGAAAATCCAAAACATTACGAGGATATCACAGCTGGAGAATTTTTGCATCAGCGACTTGTTGAAATTGGATTATTGAAAAAGTAA
- a CDS encoding lipocalin family protein, whose translation MKKVISIFALLVLLVSCGGPSKVAKEARKTFDGNWTLTNITYPNNTGQFNVTLFNDASASCFEGSTWDFVSNNNRGTYEVSGLDCVSGNRNFIWSIDEENTPSGMYDFLLKPVNEKYKSTNGDQGFRLNLVNLSENSMVWEQTVTLEGSPFVIRMMFTK comes from the coding sequence ATGAAAAAAGTAATTTCAATTTTCGCACTTTTAGTGCTGTTGGTTTCATGTGGAGGGCCAAGTAAAGTTGCCAAAGAAGCAAGAAAAACCTTTGATGGTAACTGGACGCTAACAAATATTACCTATCCAAATAATACGGGACAGTTTAACGTCACCTTATTCAACGATGCATCAGCCAGTTGTTTTGAAGGGAGTACCTGGGATTTCGTGTCCAATAATAATCGCGGAACTTACGAAGTATCTGGTTTAGATTGTGTTTCTGGTAATAGAAACTTTATCTGGTCTATAGATGAAGAAAATACTCCTAGCGGAATGTATGATTTCCTACTTAAACCGGTAAACGAAAAATATAAATCTACTAATGGCGACCAGGGTTTTCGATTGAATTTGGTGAATCTTTCTGAAAATTCAATGGTTTGGGAGCAAACTGTAACCTTAGAAGGCTCTCCTTTCGTAATAAGAATGATGTTTACAAAATAA
- a CDS encoding nucleoside phosphorylase, with protein MSLKASEFILNEDGSIYHLNLQPEHLADTVITVGDPDRVDQVTKHFDDIEFSVKKREFHTQTGTYRGKRITVISTGIGTDNIDIVFNELDALVNIDFEKKQVKKELKSLDIVRIGTTGSIQAEIPIDSFLLSEKAVGFDGLLHFYQADQFLDQDFSEDFVKHMDWNAKKATPYVVENSKTLQEKLDSETIYKGVTATNIGFYGPQGRSLRLALQDEKMNDKLARFKFQDQKITNLEMETSGIYGMSKLLGHNAVSMNVILANRATGEFTKSPKETMEKLIIYCLDKLAN; from the coding sequence ATGAGCTTAAAAGCTTCTGAATTTATATTGAATGAAGATGGCAGCATCTATCATTTAAATTTGCAACCAGAACATTTGGCAGATACAGTAATCACGGTAGGAGATCCCGACCGCGTAGACCAAGTAACCAAACATTTTGACGATATTGAATTTAGCGTCAAAAAACGTGAATTTCATACCCAAACAGGAACCTATCGAGGAAAGCGAATCACAGTAATTTCTACCGGAATTGGTACCGATAATATTGATATCGTTTTTAACGAACTTGATGCTTTAGTAAATATTGATTTCGAAAAAAAGCAAGTTAAAAAAGAATTGAAATCTCTGGATATCGTTAGAATAGGAACTACCGGAAGTATTCAGGCTGAAATACCGATAGATTCATTTTTACTAAGCGAGAAAGCCGTTGGTTTCGATGGTTTGCTTCATTTTTATCAAGCCGATCAATTCTTAGATCAAGACTTTTCTGAAGACTTTGTAAAACATATGGATTGGAATGCAAAAAAAGCGACTCCGTATGTAGTCGAAAATAGTAAAACACTTCAGGAAAAATTAGATTCAGAAACAATCTATAAGGGCGTAACCGCTACAAATATTGGTTTTTACGGCCCACAGGGACGCTCGTTGCGTCTTGCTTTACAAGACGAAAAAATGAACGATAAACTGGCTAGATTTAAATTTCAGGATCAGAAAATAACGAATCTTGAAATGGAAACTTCTGGCATCTATGGCATGTCGAAACTTTTAGGGCATAATGCCGTTTCTATGAATGTAATTTTAGCGAATAGAGCTACTGGAGAATTTACTAAGAGTCCAAAAGAAACAATGGAAAAACTTATTATATATTGTTTAGATAAGCTTGCTAATTGA
- a CDS encoding translation initiation factor: protein MAKKKLGLEDLGGFVFSTNDEFDDSQYVDSEEQENLEPKDQRLEAHFSNKGRGGKTVTIIKGFVGPEEDLVTLGKFLKKKCGVGGSTKDGEIIIQGDDRDKIMQILKKEGYNVKRVGG from the coding sequence ATGGCCAAAAAGAAACTAGGACTAGAGGATTTAGGCGGATTTGTTTTTTCTACTAATGATGAATTTGATGATAGTCAATACGTAGATAGTGAAGAACAAGAAAACCTGGAACCAAAAGATCAGCGTCTGGAAGCTCATTTTAGCAATAAAGGTCGCGGTGGGAAAACCGTTACCATTATTAAAGGTTTTGTAGGACCCGAAGAAGATCTTGTCACCCTTGGTAAGTTTTTAAAGAAAAAGTGTGGCGTAGGAGGATCTACAAAAGATGGCGAAATTATTATACAGGGTGATGATCGCGATAAAATAATGCAAATCCTGAAAAAAGAAGGATATAACGTAAAGCGCGTAGGCGGATAA
- a CDS encoding OmpA family protein, whose protein sequence is MKRTLNKIMAVCFAASMLVGCDAIQNANNKQKGAVIGSAGGATIGGVIGNNTGDGNSALGAIIGGVVGGAAGAYIGNRMDKQAKKIETEVPGAEVERVGEGINVTFDENSGVYFASEKYNINAKSEETLNKLVGIFKEYPDTNILVEGHTDDTGSESYNLTLSKNRAQAVTNFLTSHGISASRFETKWYGEAQPKFDNTTAEGRSKNRRVELAIVANEELKKEAEQNTTEN, encoded by the coding sequence ATGAAGAGGACTTTAAATAAAATAATGGCGGTTTGTTTCGCTGCAAGTATGCTCGTTGGGTGCGATGCCATTCAAAATGCAAATAATAAACAAAAAGGTGCGGTAATAGGATCTGCGGGTGGAGCAACCATTGGTGGAGTAATAGGAAACAATACCGGTGATGGTAATAGTGCATTAGGCGCTATTATAGGCGGTGTTGTTGGTGGTGCTGCTGGTGCTTATATTGGTAACAGAATGGATAAGCAGGCTAAGAAAATTGAAACTGAAGTTCCAGGAGCGGAGGTAGAACGTGTAGGTGAAGGTATTAATGTAACCTTTGATGAAAATAGCGGTGTTTATTTTGCTTCAGAAAAATATAATATTAATGCAAAGTCTGAAGAGACCTTAAATAAATTAGTTGGGATCTTCAAAGAATATCCAGATACTAATATCTTAGTTGAAGGACATACTGATGATACTGGTAGCGAAAGTTACAACCTTACGCTTTCTAAGAACAGAGCACAAGCGGTAACTAATTTTTTAACCAGCCATGGTATTTCGGCCAGTAGATTTGAAACTAAATGGTATGGTGAAGCACAACCAAAATTTGATAATACTACAGCCGAAGGTCGTTCTAAAAATAGACGAGTAGAATTAGCAATTGTAGCTAATGAAGAGCTTAAGAAAGAAGC
- a CDS encoding DUF1328 domain-containing protein yields the protein MIRLIVIFLIIAIVAAIFGFGGIAEGATDIAKIIFYIFVVLLVISLISRLFRR from the coding sequence ATGATACGTTTAATTGTTATTTTCTTAATTATTGCGATTGTTGCGGCAATCTTTGGATTTGGTGGAATCGCTGAAGGAGCAACTGATATTGCTAAAATTATATTTTACATCTTTGTTGTGCTACTTGTAATATCTCTAATAAGCAGGCTTTTTAGAAGATAA
- a CDS encoding DUF1835 domain-containing protein, whose translation MEKKPLHIINGDSLAESVAALDLPGQQIIWREMLCEGPTTQEVGSDDFIEIRSNFLQDYYNISAQDYQEKFISELKKLAELEDYDHIILWFEFDLFCHVNVLATISFLTDKKNNTPFYLVCSKKLKGDKKLTALSQLSEKQLLKHYQKKILLIENDLEVANLMWELYCGKNPNLLKRQITTITNFEYLSSCIRAHVERFPNTVTGINSLEKNILQLIEKYEIHNFTQLLGYALEYQGYYGYSDLQMKRILDKLSIFYATEGDKIKLTEKGHLVLDGKKNFYRELKNDDIFGGSKMYDFLYDPEVHQLLKL comes from the coding sequence TTGGAAAAAAAACCTTTACATATTATTAATGGAGATAGCCTTGCAGAAAGTGTTGCAGCGCTAGATCTACCCGGTCAACAGATCATTTGGCGTGAGATGCTATGTGAAGGCCCAACAACACAGGAAGTTGGATCTGATGATTTTATTGAAATAAGATCTAATTTTCTGCAGGATTACTACAATATTTCAGCGCAGGATTATCAAGAAAAATTTATTTCAGAACTAAAAAAATTGGCAGAACTAGAAGATTATGATCATATTATTTTATGGTTTGAATTTGATCTCTTTTGTCACGTTAATGTTTTGGCAACTATTAGTTTTTTAACCGACAAGAAGAACAACACACCATTTTATCTGGTTTGTAGTAAAAAACTTAAAGGAGATAAAAAACTTACTGCGCTATCTCAACTTTCAGAAAAACAACTTTTAAAACATTATCAGAAAAAAATTTTATTGATTGAAAATGATCTTGAAGTTGCCAATCTTATGTGGGAATTATATTGTGGAAAAAATCCTAATTTATTAAAGCGACAGATTACAACAATTACAAATTTTGAATATCTATCCAGTTGCATTCGGGCGCATGTTGAACGCTTTCCAAATACCGTTACCGGTATTAATTCTTTAGAAAAAAATATCCTTCAACTCATTGAAAAGTACGAAATACATAATTTCACCCAACTCTTGGGATATGCTTTAGAGTATCAAGGCTATTATGGATATAGCGACCTACAAATGAAGAGAATATTAGATAAACTATCTATTTTTTACGCTACTGAAGGCGATAAAATTAAACTTACCGAAAAAGGTCATTTGGTACTAGATGGAAAAAAGAACTTTTATAGAGAATTAAAGAATGACGACATATTTGGAGGTTCCAAAATGTATGATTTTCTTTACGATCCTGAAGTTCACCAATTATTAAAACTATAG
- the ppk1 gene encoding polyphosphate kinase 1 has protein sequence MQQPTEDRFRHRDLNWLFFNERVLQEAEDKINPLFERIRFLAIFSSNLDEYFRVRVSQLRQMKRVEKSIRKKLDLKPNRLTKQILKIVKEQQERFGDIYTKQILPELSANDIHLIDSDHFDNKQQQFANHYFEHSVKNHLEMKKIKLSTDNDLFLDNAMIYFLISFKNEDHLGIVNIPVAQCGRFVYFEHGKNMLTYLDEIIRSELPCLFPEDEITGIYEIKLSRDAELYIEDQYEGVLAEKIYESLDQRADGQPTRLLYDAKMPKDLQKKVRNLLKLGKIDMMPGGKYHNFKDFLSLKDPTENPELQFGKQPPIPHNILEHSENYFETIKEKDQLVHFPYMSFHYVERFLDQAVKDTQVTHIKISLYRVADNSPLTSSLLEALKKGKNVTVFVEAKARFDEENNIIWGRKLEEKGANVIYSYPKIKVHSKIMMITRQEDEEVINYSYIGTGNFNSETSKIYCDHALFTAKKDLTKEMSRLFMVLEGELIVPREKHLLISPFSTRQKFTTLIYNEIENARMGKKAKITAKMNSLEDYEIIDLLYKASKAGVEIRLLVRGFTCLIPGVEGLSENIYITSIVDRYLEHGRIYLFENGGEELMFFGSADWMNRNLDRRIEVVTPIYDKDIFAELKDILTIQLSDNVKARIQDAGENNRYVKTEEGEKYNRSQYSIYEYLKQKHTL, from the coding sequence ATGCAACAACCAACCGAAGATCGATTTAGACATCGGGATCTTAACTGGCTATTTTTTAATGAAAGAGTTTTACAGGAAGCCGAAGATAAAATAAATCCGCTTTTTGAAAGAATACGTTTTCTAGCCATATTTTCTTCAAATCTGGATGAATATTTTAGAGTGCGGGTTTCTCAACTTCGGCAAATGAAGCGGGTTGAGAAAAGTATTCGTAAAAAGCTTGATTTAAAGCCTAATCGTCTCACTAAACAAATTTTAAAAATTGTAAAAGAGCAGCAGGAACGTTTTGGTGATATTTACACCAAACAAATTTTGCCAGAGCTTTCTGCTAATGATATTCACCTTATTGATTCAGATCATTTTGATAATAAGCAACAACAGTTTGCAAACCACTATTTTGAGCATAGTGTAAAAAATCATCTTGAAATGAAAAAGATCAAGTTATCGACTGATAATGATCTCTTTCTTGACAATGCGATGATCTACTTTTTAATTAGTTTTAAGAATGAAGATCATCTTGGGATAGTAAATATTCCGGTAGCTCAATGCGGGCGATTTGTATATTTTGAGCATGGTAAAAACATGCTTACTTATTTAGATGAAATTATTAGAAGTGAATTACCCTGTTTATTTCCTGAAGATGAAATTACAGGAATTTACGAAATAAAATTAAGTAGGGATGCAGAGCTTTATATTGAAGATCAATATGAAGGTGTTTTAGCTGAAAAGATTTATGAAAGCTTAGATCAACGCGCAGATGGGCAGCCAACAAGGTTACTTTACGATGCTAAAATGCCGAAAGATCTGCAAAAAAAGGTTAGAAATTTGCTGAAGTTGGGCAAAATAGACATGATGCCCGGCGGAAAATATCATAATTTTAAAGACTTTTTATCACTAAAAGATCCTACCGAAAATCCTGAACTGCAATTTGGAAAGCAACCTCCTATTCCGCATAATATATTAGAGCATTCTGAAAATTACTTCGAAACAATTAAAGAAAAAGATCAATTAGTTCATTTTCCCTATATGTCTTTTCATTATGTTGAACGATTTTTAGATCAAGCGGTAAAAGATACTCAGGTTACCCACATAAAGATATCATTATATCGGGTTGCCGATAATTCACCTTTAACCAGTAGCTTATTAGAAGCATTAAAAAAAGGAAAAAATGTAACGGTTTTTGTAGAAGCAAAAGCACGATTTGATGAAGAAAATAACATTATTTGGGGAAGAAAATTAGAAGAAAAAGGCGCTAACGTTATCTATAGCTATCCTAAAATTAAAGTACATTCTAAAATAATGATGATTACCCGCCAAGAAGATGAAGAGGTAATTAATTACTCTTATATAGGTACGGGAAATTTTAATAGCGAAACGTCAAAGATTTATTGCGATCATGCCTTATTTACAGCTAAGAAAGATTTAACAAAAGAAATGTCTCGTCTATTTATGGTGCTTGAGGGAGAACTTATTGTACCTAGAGAAAAACATTTATTGATCTCTCCATTTTCTACACGCCAAAAATTCACCACATTAATTTATAATGAAATAGAAAATGCCCGCATGGGCAAAAAAGCAAAAATTACTGCTAAAATGAATAGTTTGGAAGATTACGAAATTATTGATCTTCTTTACAAAGCTAGTAAAGCCGGTGTCGAAATTCGACTTTTAGTAAGAGGTTTTACATGTTTAATCCCAGGAGTTGAAGGTTTAAGCGAAAATATTTATATTACAAGTATTGTAGATCGTTACTTAGAACACGGCAGAATTTATCTCTTCGAAAATGGCGGAGAAGAATTAATGTTTTTCGGAAGTGCAGATTGGATGAATAGAAACCTTGATCGTAGAATTGAAGTAGTTACTCCAATTTACGACAAAGATATTTTTGCTGAATTAAAAGATATTCTTACAATTCAGCTTAGCGATAACGTGAAAGCTAGAATTCAGGATGCCGGGGAAAACAATCGGTATGTTAAAACTGAAGAAGGAGAAAAATATAATCGGTCTCAATATTCAATTTATGAATACCTCAAACAAAAACATACATTATGA